In a single window of the Diabrotica undecimpunctata isolate CICGRU chromosome 11, icDiaUnde3, whole genome shotgun sequence genome:
- the LOC140452612 gene encoding uncharacterized protein: MAAIKRFIARRGKPCQMMSDNGTTFVGANNSLLELGKFLKTNGNKFPDMCAKSDINWKFIPAHSPHFGGLWEAGVKSVKANLKRVMTDTKLDYERFVTLLTQIEGVLNSRPLSALSSNPSDLLPLTPAHFLTGRAMDSVPEINLSNSSITSLSRFQQLQQLGHHFWKRWSLEYISELQERKKWKVNQSKIQTDTLVLIKERNLPPLNWCLGRVEVLHPGADGVTRVVTIRTSKGLIKRAVTNICPLPVPSDQSEGAITS; this comes from the coding sequence ATGGCggcaataaaacgatttatagcTAGAAGGGGCAAACCATGTCAGATGATGagtgataacggaaccacatttgtGGGTGCCAACAATTCTTTGTTGGAATTGGGTAAATTTTTGAAAACCAATGGTAATAAATTCCCTGATATGTGTGCTAAATCTGATATAAATTGGAAGTTCATACCGGCTCATTCTCCTCATTTTGGCGGTCTCTGGGAGGCTGGAGTCAAATCGGTGAAGGCTAACCTCAAACGAGTTATGACAGATACGAAATTAGATTATGAAAGATTTGTTACATTACTAACTCAGATTGAAGGAGTATTAAATTCTCGTCCTTTGAGTGCATTGTCTTCTAACCCTTCTGATCTTTTGCCtttgacaccagctcacttcctcaCTGGAAGAGCCATGGATTCCGTTCCAGAAATAAATCTATCAAACTCATCCATTACCAGTTTGTCTAGATTCCAGCAGTTGCAGCAACTTGGCCATCATTTTTGGAAACGTTGGTCTCTGGAATACATCTCCGAATTGCAAGAACGGAAGAAATGGAAAGTCAACCAATCTAAAATTCAGACTGACACACTCGTCCTCATCAAAGAAAGAAATTTACCTCCTTTAAACTGGTGTCTTGGGCGCGTAGAAGTTTTGCATCCCGGCGCTGATGGAGTTACACGAGTGGTTACCATAAGAACTTCAAAAGGACTTATAAAGCGAGCTGTTACAAACATTTGTCCACTTCCGGTTCCTAGTGATCAAAGTGAAGGTGCAATCACATCTTAA
- the LOC140452611 gene encoding uncharacterized protein, producing MGDLPTLKKIRASLKARLTSFIKFIDRDSTHGEMNEPTRAEIELRIENANSIHTQYQETQLKIESLLDAITEEEINYRETFETSFYSVIIKAKQLLTTTSASASSTSSPTSEHFAFNHTYTTSNIKLPSIELPKFSGNIEECNLRALEALKQPVEHWDALLKYILLEKLDSESVKEWVKANNGKVSQVSDLIYFLKTKADTLERYNLNKPNIQGTSVNNHVKFRHNSTKALFNDQVVASQSSPQTLSNTSQNQQILLSTVVVQVRDHLGVAHNCRALLDSGAQSNFITSSLVDLLGISREQVNISVVGIAHVSSKINHKCNIVINSLQSIYSFPLECLIIPQIYGQLPVCQIDASSLPIPANIRLSDPNFHTPSEVNILISASSFWDLLCVGQVKLGPEKPILQKTRLGWIISGPLINTRVNSQQSIICGLSHNIETDDLSRFWEIEECSGTKLQSPEELLCEEHFKSTFRRNLDGPFIVSIPFKSQVDSLGESRSIAQRRFYSLEKRLLNDPIMKEQYVAFMKKYLFIGHMSRVTDCTLPVHSYYFPHRGVMKQDSLTTKLRVVFDGSCPSSSGHSLNDLQMVGPVMQNDLISILLRFRRYPFVASADIAKMYRQILIDDTQRCLQRILWRNHPKDPLHSYELNTVTYGSTSSSYLATRCLYQLSLEHSDTFPQASKIIAEDFYVDDLLTGSDSLEDLILNCKQVSEILSKGCFPLRKWTSNNSSFLKSIQESISLDTPFLFGANENTKTLGLQWCPSLDSLSYSIDSNVTPKIITKRSILSGIAQIFDPLGLLSPSIIKVKILMQLLWLEKLDWVEECHFIFSLSEIQSSTDPENWRHVPTDCNPADLLSRGIEPQVLSFCSFWWHGPSFLLDSPETWPVQVSFDKEKLPEFKTISNQFMIVSSTRLFDFEKYSSFSTLVRSVAYSLRFYYNSQRKNKATRVLGHLTTQKINNSTLTLVKLVQAEGFPSEIQCLRRGNAVSSKSRILSLNPFLDPEGLLRVGGRLSNSNFSYQKKHPILIQSNHKFTILFFRQEHFKLCHAGPQHLLAHVREKYWPLHGKSLDRRTVRECLRCFRFNPDQVNPIMGDLPQSRVTPSFPFAVTGVDYAGPFALRTSRHRGASSYKGYISLFVCLSTKAIH from the exons atggGGGATTTGCCTACGTTAAAAAAGATAAGAGCATCTCTTAAAGCGCGATTAAcctcatttattaaattcattgaTAGGGACTCAACCCACGGTGAGATGAATGAGCCAACTCGCGCTGAAATTGAATTGCGCATCGAAAACGCGAATAGTATTCATACTCAATATCAAGAAAcccaattaaaaatagaaagtttacTGGACGCAATaactgaggaagaaataaattacaGAGAAACGTTCGAAACATCATTTTATTCAGTTATAATTAAGGCAAAACAACTGTTGACAACAACCTCAGCTAGTGCCTCCAGTACATCTAGTCCTACTAGTGAACATTTTGCATTCAATCATACATATACAACCTCCAATATAAAACTTCCTTCTATTGAATTGCCAAAATTCAGTGGCAACATAGAAGAATG CAATCTTAGAGCTTTGGAGGCATTAAAACAACCAGTCGAACATTGGGATGCCCTTCtcaaatatattcttttggaaaaATTAGATTCTGAATCTGTGAAAGAATGGGTGAAGGCCAACAATGGTAAAGTCAGTCAAGTTTCGGACCTCATATATTTCCTAAAAACGAAGGCAGATACTCTAGAAAGATATAATCTAAATAAACCCAATATTCAAGGGACTTCTGTCAATAATCATGTCAAATTCAGACACAACAGTACTAAGGCTCTT TTTAATGATCAAGTAGTTGCTTCTCAGAGTAGCCCTCAGACACTTTCTAATACTTCTCAAAATCAACAAATCCTTCTATCAACGGTTGTTGTCCAAGTTCGTGACCATTTAGGGGTTGCTCATAATTGTagagctcttttagatagtggagCTCAATCTAATTTTATCACATCAAGTTTAGTTGATTTGCTGGGTATTTCAAGGGAGCAGGTTAACATTTCTGTAGTGGGTATCGCTcatgtttcttctaaaataaatcACAAATGTAATATTGTTATTAACTCTTTACAATCTATATATTCTTTCCCCCTAGAGTGTTTAATCATTCCACAAATATATGGACAACTTCCAGTTTGTCAAATTGATGCATCTTCGTTGCCCATACCTGCAAATATTCgtttatcagacccaaattttcATACTCCTTCGGAAGTAAATATTCTGATCAGTGCTAGTAGTTTTTGGGACCTGCTATGTGTGGGTCAGGTCAAGTTAGGTCCTGAAAAACCCATACTTCAGAAAACTAGATTAGGGTGGATCATTTCTGGTCCTTTAATAAATACCAGGGTGAATAGTCAGCAATCTATCATATGTGGATTATCACACAATATCGAAACTGACGACCTTTCTAGGTTTTGGGAGATTGAGGAGTGCTCAGGTACTAAACTTCAGTCTCCAGAAGAGTTATTGTGCGAGGAGCACTTCAAATCAACCTTTAGGAGAAATTTGGATGGTCCGTTCATTGTGTCCATTCCTTTTAAGTCACAGGTTGACTCTTTGGGAGAATCCAGATCAATAGCTCAAAGAAGGTTCTATAGCTTAGAAAAACGGCTTCTTAATGATCCTATCATGAAGGAGCAGTATGTTGCATTTATGAAGAAATACTTGTTTATAGGCCACATGTCAAGAGTTACTGATTGTACTTTGCCAGTACATAGTTATTACTTTCCTCATCGCGGGGTGATGAAGCAGGACAGTCTCACTACAAAACTCAGAGTAGTGTTCGATGGTTCCTGTCCGTCATCATCTGGTCATTCGCTCAACGATCTTCAAATGGTAGGTCCCGTCATGCAGAATGATTTGATATCTATCCTGTTGAGATTTAGAAGGTATCCATTTGTTGCATCTGCGGACATTGCCAAAATGTACCGCCAAATTCTTATTGATGATACTCAACGGTGTCTCCAAAGAATCTTATGGAGAAATCATCCGAAAGATCCTCTTCATTCATATGAATTAAATACAGTtacttatggctctacgtcaagtAGTTATCTAGCCACTAGATGTCTCTATCAGCTATCATTAGAGCATTCTGATACATTCCCTCAAGCTTCTAAAATCATAGCTGAAGACTTCTATGTTGACGACTTGTTAACTGGTTCTGATTCGTTAGAGGACTTAATCCTTAATTGTAAACAAGTCTCTGAAATTCTTTCAAAAGGTTGCTTCCCACTTAGAAAGTGGACGTCAAACAATTCTTCATTTCTTAAGTCCATCCAGGAATCTATTTCATTAGACACTCCCTTCCTTTTTGGTGCCAATGAAAACACAAAGACACTTGGGTTACAATGGTGCCCTAGTTTAGATTCATTGTCCTATTCTATTGATTCAAATGTTACTCCCAAAATTATCACTAAAAGATCAATACTTTCTGGTATTGCTCAAATATTCGACCCTTTAGGTCTCTTAAGTCCATCAATCATTAAAGTCAAAATCCTTATGCAACTCCTTTGGTTAGAGAAGTTAGACTGGGTGGAGGAGTGCCATTTCATATTCAGTCTGAGTG AAATTCAGTCCAGCACAGATCCCGAAAATTGGAGACATGTACCTACGGATTGTAACCCTGCTGATTTACTCTCTCGAGGAATTGAACCTCAGGTTCTAAGCTTTTGTTCATTTTGGTGGCACGGTCCATCATTCTTGCTAGATTCTCCTGAAACTTGGCCAGTTCAAGTAtcttttgataaagaaaaacttccAGAGTTTAAAACTATTAGCAACCAATTTATGATAGTTTCGTCTACTCGAttatttgattttgaaaaatattcgAGTTTTTCAACCTTGGTAAGGTCAGTGGCTTACTCTTTGCGTTTCTACTACAATTCTCAACGAAAGAACAAGGCCACTCGTGTTTTGGGGCATTTAACCACGCAGAAGATTAACAATTCTACCCTTACTCTAGTTAAGTTGGTACAAGCTGAAGGTTTCCCATCTGAGATTCAGTGCTTAAGAAGAGGTAATGCAGTTTCTTCTAAAAGCAGAATCTTATCACTTAATCCCTTTTTAGATCCAGAAGGATTACTCAGGGTCGGTGGTAGATTAAGTAATTCAAACTTTTCTTATCAAAAGAAACATCCTATTCTAATTCAATCTAATCATAAGTTTACTATTCTATTTTTCCGTCAAGAGCATTTCAAGCTGTGCCATGCAGGACCTCAACATCTCCTAGCTCACGTGCGTGAGAAATATTGGCCTTTACATGGAAAATCATTGGATAGGAGAACGGTTCGCGAATGCTTGCGTTGCTTTCGCTTCAATCCCGATCAAGTTAATCCCATCATGGGAGATCTTCCCCAATCAAGAGTCACCCCCTCATTTCCATTTGCTGTTACAGGAGTTGATTATGCTGGTCCATTTGCCCTCAGAACTAGTCGTCATAGGGGTGCTTCTTCATATAAAGGTtatattagtttatttgtttgCCTATCGACAAAGGCCATTCATTAA